The genomic interval TTACGCAGACGGCTTTCCTTGACCTGCATTTCCAGCAGCACCACCTCGGCGGCGGTCAGGTCGCGGTTGGCCGGCAGCAACTGGAACCCGCCGTGCTCGGAGTAATGCATGGCCTGAGCCAGGTCGCACTCCCCGATCAGCAGGTCGTAGACCGAGTGCTCGAGCTCGTGCTTGTCCACGCCGCTGCCCATGGTGGCGTTGCCCTGCGGATCGAGGTCGATCAGCAGGACACGACGCTTGGTCGCGGCCAGCGAGGCGGCGAGATTGATACAGGTGGTGGTCTTGCCTACACCACCTTTCTGGTTCGCGATTGCGAATACCTTAGCCATTGATGCGCGTGTTCCCAGTCATGCCTTGCGGCGCAGTATCAGCAGATGGCGCTGGCCCTGGCAACCCGGAACGGTCAGGGCCTGTTCGCTTTCCACTGTGAAGTCTGCGGGCAATGCTACCAGTTCATCGGCAGGATGCAGCCCCTTCATTGCAAGCCATTGCGTCCCGGTGTCGCCCAGATGGCGGGTCCAGTTGGTGAAGTTCTCCATGCTGCTGAAGGCGCGGGAGATGATTCCGTCGAACGGCTGAGCCGGCTGAAAGGCTTCGACCCTGCTGTGGATAACCGTGAGGTTGTCCAGTTTGAGTTCCATTTTCACCTGGGTGAGGAAGCGGGTCTTCTTGCCGTTGGCGTCCAACACCGTCACGCGCTTGTGCGGATGCAGGATAGCCAACGGGATACCCGGCATGCCACCGCCGCTGCCGACATCCAGCCAGTTTTGACACTCGCTGTGGATAAACGGCATGACGCTCAGGCTGTCGAGCAGATGGCGCGACACCATCTCGTCCGGGTCGCGCACAGCAGTGAGGTTGTAGGCTTTGTTCCATTTGATCAACAGGGCCAGGTAGCCGAGCAATTTCTCGTGATGCTCTGCGCTCAGCTCTACACCAAGCTGGCGCGCACCTGTGGACAACTCTTCAGCGTGTTGCGGGGTGACCAGGGAACTCAAGCGCTTTGCTCCAATTCGCGGCCAGCGCCGCGTTTTTTCAAGTAAATCAGCAACAGGGAAATCGCCGCCGGGGTCACGCCGGGAATGCGCGAAGCCTGGCCCAGGGTTTCCGGGCGGGTCTGGCCAAGCTTGCCCTGGATCTCTTTGGACAAGCCAGAAATCGTCGAATAGTCGATATCCACAGGCAGACGGGTGTCTTCACTGGCGCGCAAGCGAGCGATTTCATCCTGCTGGCGGTCGATGTAGCCCGCGTACTTGGTGCGGATCTCGACCTGCTCGGCGACCTGTGGATCGATCGCTTCACCGCCGGTCGCCTCGATCAGCCCCGCGTAGTCGATCTCCGGGCGCGCCAGCAGGTTGAGCAGGCTGTACTCGTGGCTGAGTGGCGTGCCGAACTTATCCACAATGGCCTGGCCTTGGTCGGTGTTCGGCCGAACCCAGGTCGACTTCAGGCGCTGTTCCTCACGCTCGATGCCGTCACGCTTGGCGCAGAAAGCGGCCCAGCGCTGGTCGTCGATCAGGCCCAGTTCACGGCCTTTCTCGGTCAGACGCAGGTCGGCGTTGTCTTCGCGCAGGATCAGGCGGTACTCGGCGCGCGAAGTGAACATGCGGTACGGCTCCTGGGTACCCAGGGTGATCAGGTCGTCGACCAGCACACCGATGTACGCCTCGTCGCGGCGCGGGCACCAGCTGTCGCGGCCCTGTGCGCGCAATGCGGCGTTGGTCCCGGCCAGCAGGCCCTGGGCACCGGCTTCTTCGTAACCGGTGGTGCCGTTGATCTGCCCGGCGAAGAACAGGCCGGCGATGACTTTGGTCTCGAGGCTGTACTTGAGGTCACGCGGGTCGAAGTAGTCGTACTCGATTGCGTAACCCGGGCGGACGATGTGGGCATTTTCCATGCCGCGGATCGAACGCACCAGCTCCAGCTGCACGTCGAACGGCAGCGAAGTGGAAATACCGTTGGGGTACAGCTCATGGGTGTTCAGGCCTTCCGGCTCGATGAACACCTGATGGCTTTCCTTGTCGGCGAAGCGGTGGATCTTGTCTTCGATCGATGGGCAATAGCGCGGACCGACGCCTTCGATCACGCCCGAGTACATCGGCGAGCGGTCAAGGTTCGAGGCGATGATCTCGTGGGTACGCGCATTGGTGTGGGTAATCCAGCAGCTCACCTGCCGTGGGTGCATCTGGGCATTGCCCATGAACGACATGACCGGGATCGGCGTATCACCTGGCTGTTCGGTCATCACCGAGAAGTCCACCGAGCGGCCATCGATGCGTGGCGGCGTCCCGGTTTTCAGGCGGCCGACGCGCAGCGGCAGTTCACGCATGCGGTGGGCCAGGGCGATCGAAGGCGGATCACCGGCGCGACCACCGGAATGGTTTTGCAGGCCAATGTGGATAAGCCCGCCCAGGAAGGTGCCGGTGGTCAGTACTACGGATTCTGCGAAGAAACGCAAACCCATCTGGGTAACCACGCCCTTGACCTGATCCTGCTCGACGATCAGGTCGTCGCAGGACTGCTGGAATATCCACAGGTTCGGCTGATTTTCCAGGATTTCACGCACGACCGCCTTGTAAATGGCGCGGTCGGCCTGTGCACGGGTGGCACGTACCGCCGGGCCCTTGCGGTTGTTCAGAACGCGGAACTGGATGCCGCTCTTGTCGGTAGCCATTGCCATGGCGCCGCCAAGGGCATCGATCTCTTTGACCAAATGGCTTTTGCCAATACCGCCGATGGCGGGGTTGCAGCTCATGTGACCGAGGGTTTCCACGTTATGGGTCAGCAGCAGGGTTTTCACACCCATGCGTGCGGACGCAAGCGCAGCCTCGGTACCGGCATGGCCGCCGCCGATGACGATCACTTCAAAACGGGAAGGGAAATCCACCACGCACCTCGTGCCTGTTTTTGCGAATAGAGAAGGTAAGCCGACAAGTATAGGGACTTCACCCCCTTTAAAGAAACCGTCTGAGCAAATTTTGACCAGTCTGTGGATGAGTGGCAGACAACAGAAATCAACAAGAAGAAATTTATAAAAGCTTTGTTTTTATGTTTATTCTTATGCACAACGATATCTGTGGATAAAGCTTTGTATCCCTTGAATATCGCTGTGTAGAGAGAAATTAAACCCTGTGTCTGGAGTGCCATGAGGGCTATGGATAACGTCATTTAGCCTGTGGATTAAATGGCCTTTTACCCACAGGCGGGTTTGTCCTCAGAAAAAAAGCCTGTTTATCAACTGAGCTGAAGGGGAGTTTTCCACAGGGCTCCTGAGTACACATTTCAGGCTGAGCAGGAAAATTTTGTCGAGCCAGCGACCAGAGAGGGTCAAGGCGGAGCGGGCAAGCCCGCTAAAGGGGGGTTATATCCACAGAGGTTCAGGCTTGTAATGGCCTCTTCACGGGCATGCGCGCTCCCCACAAGTGCTTCGTTCGCCTGGCCGAGGTCATCTCCTGCAACGAATTTCAGGCAAAAAAAAGCCGCTCCCGAAGGAGCGGCGCTTGGTTTTGCCGGGCTGTGGATTACTTGCCGATGCAGAAGCTGGAGAAAATCCGCCCCAGCAGGTCATCCGAGCTGAATGCTCCTGTGATTTCCCCCAGCGCATGCTGTGCCTGGCGCAAATCCTCAGCCAGAAGCTCCCCTGCGCCCGCCAATGTCAGCTGAGCACGGCCATGCTCCAGGTGCTCGCTGGCCTGGCGCAAAGCATCCAAATGGCGCCTGCGGGCGCTGAAACCGCTCTCTGAGGTCTGTTCGTAACCCATGCAGGCCTTCAGATGGTCACGTAGCAGTTGCAACCCTGTGTCGTCGCCCTTGGCGCTGAGAGTAATGGTCACATGGCCATCCTCGCACTGTTCCAGCGCTACCCGCTCACCACTCAGGTCGGCTTTGTTGCGAATCAGCGTGACCTTGGCCGGGTCCGGCCGCTGAGCGAGAAACTCGGGCCACAAGGCGAACGGGTCGCTGGCCTCGGGCGCAGTGGAGTCGACCACCAGCAACACACGATCAGCCTCGCCAATGGCCTTCAGGGCGCGTTCTACGCCGATCTTTTCCACATGATCGTCGGTGTCACGCAACCCGGCAGTATCGACCACGTGCAGCGGCATGCCGTCGATGTGGATATGTTCGCGCAGGATGTCCCGGGTGGTGCCGGCGATATCGGTGACAATGGCCGCTTCGCGGCCAGCCAGCTGGTTCAGCAGGCTCGACTTGCCGGCATTCGGTCGCCCGGCGATCACCACGGTCATGCCGTCACGTAGCAAGGCACCCTGCCCGGCCTCACGTTGCACGGTGGATAACTCGCCGCGCACTGCATCGAGCATCGACAGGACGTGGCCATCGGCGAGGAAGTCGATCTCCTCTTCGGGGAAGTCGATTGCTGCCTCGACGTAGATGCGCAGGGCGATCAGCGCCTCGGTCAGGCTGTGCACACGCTTGGAGAATTCCCCTTGCAGTGAGCGCAGGGCGTTGCGTGCCGCCTGACTGGAGCTGGCCTCGATCAGGTCGGCAATGGCTTCGGCCTGGGCCAGGTCGAGCTTGTCGTTGAGGAACGCGCGTTCGCTGAATTCACCTGGGCGGGCCAGGCGACAGCCAACTTGTACACAGCGCTGCAGCAGCATGTCCAGGACCACCGGGCCACCGTGGCCCTGCAGTTCAAGCACATCTTCGCCGGTGAACGAGTTCGGCCCAGGGAAGAACAACGCAATCCCCTCGTCAAGCACCAGCCCTTCATCGTCGCGGAACGGGCCGTAATGGGCATGGCGAGGGGTCAGCGTACGACCGGTGATCAACTGCCCGGCCTTGCCAGCCAAAGGGCCGGACAACCTGACAATACCCACACCACCGCGGCCTTGGGCGGTAGCGATGGCGGCGATGGTTTCACGCACAGTGTTCATGCTCGAAAGCCTCTACGACAAAAACGACAGATAGCAAAAACGCCCCACTAGGGGGCGTTTTTTATTCACAGGCTAGCGTACTAGCCCGTCAAGCAGCAGCTTTTTTGGTGGCTGCTTCGATACGGCGAGTGATGTACCACTGCTGCGAAATCGACAGGCAGTTGTTCACAACCCAGTACAGCACCAGACCAGCCGGGAACCACAGGAAGAAGAAGGTGAAGATGATCGGCATCATTTTCATCACCTTGGCCTGCATCGGATCCGGCGGCGTCGGGTTCAGGCGCTGCTGGATGAACATGGTGGCGCCCATGATGATCGGCAGGATGAAGAACGGATCCTTGATCGACAGGTCGGTAATCCACAGCATCCATGGGGCCTGGCGCATTTCCACGCTTTCCAGCAGTACCCAGTAGAGGGCCAGGAATACCGGCATCTGTACCAGGATCGGCAGGCAGCCGCCCAGCGGGTTGATCTTCTCTTTCTTGTACAGCTCCATCATCGCCTGGGACATCTTCTGGCGATCGTCACCGAAGCGTTCCTTCAGCGCAGCGAGCTTGGGCGCCACAGCACGCATGCGCGCCATAGAGCGGTAGCTGGCAGCCGACAGCGGGAAGAACAGGCCTTTGATCAGCATGGTCAGCACGATGATCGACCAGCCCCAGTTACCCAGCAGGCTGTGGATATGTTGCAGCAGCCAGAAGATCGGCTGGGCGATGAACCACAGGAAGCCGTAGTCGACGGTCAGTTCCAGGCCTGGGGACAACTCTTTGAGCTTGGACTGGATCTTCGGGCCGGCGTACAGCATGGCGCTGGTTTCGACCTTGCCACCAGCAGGGACGCTGAGGGCTGGGCCGGTGTAGCCGATGATGTAGTTGCCCTGGCTGTCCTTGCGAGTCTGGACAACGTTGTTGTCCGACTTGGCCGGAATCCAGGCGGTCACGAAGTAGTGCTGCAGCCAGGCAACCCAGCCGCCGGACACATTTTCTTTCAAACTACCTTTGTCGATGTCCTTCATCGAGACCTTTTTGTAAGGCTCGGAAGCTGTCCACAGGGCTGCGCCCAGGTAGGTGGCAGTGCCAGTGGCAGTGCTCGAGGACGGATCGCCGCTGGCGTCGCGCTTGAGCTGGGCAAACA from Pseudomonas fortuita carries:
- the rsmG gene encoding 16S rRNA (guanine(527)-N(7))-methyltransferase RsmG — encoded protein: MSSLVTPQHAEELSTGARQLGVELSAEHHEKLLGYLALLIKWNKAYNLTAVRDPDEMVSRHLLDSLSVMPFIHSECQNWLDVGSGGGMPGIPLAILHPHKRVTVLDANGKKTRFLTQVKMELKLDNLTVIHSRVEAFQPAQPFDGIISRAFSSMENFTNWTRHLGDTGTQWLAMKGLHPADELVALPADFTVESEQALTVPGCQGQRHLLILRRKA
- the mnmG gene encoding tRNA uridine-5-carboxymethylaminomethyl(34) synthesis enzyme MnmG, encoding MDFPSRFEVIVIGGGHAGTEAALASARMGVKTLLLTHNVETLGHMSCNPAIGGIGKSHLVKEIDALGGAMAMATDKSGIQFRVLNNRKGPAVRATRAQADRAIYKAVVREILENQPNLWIFQQSCDDLIVEQDQVKGVVTQMGLRFFAESVVLTTGTFLGGLIHIGLQNHSGGRAGDPPSIALAHRMRELPLRVGRLKTGTPPRIDGRSVDFSVMTEQPGDTPIPVMSFMGNAQMHPRQVSCWITHTNARTHEIIASNLDRSPMYSGVIEGVGPRYCPSIEDKIHRFADKESHQVFIEPEGLNTHELYPNGISTSLPFDVQLELVRSIRGMENAHIVRPGYAIEYDYFDPRDLKYSLETKVIAGLFFAGQINGTTGYEEAGAQGLLAGTNAALRAQGRDSWCPRRDEAYIGVLVDDLITLGTQEPYRMFTSRAEYRLILREDNADLRLTEKGRELGLIDDQRWAAFCAKRDGIEREEQRLKSTWVRPNTDQGQAIVDKFGTPLSHEYSLLNLLARPEIDYAGLIEATGGEAIDPQVAEQVEIRTKYAGYIDRQQDEIARLRASEDTRLPVDIDYSTISGLSKEIQGKLGQTRPETLGQASRIPGVTPAAISLLLIYLKKRGAGRELEQSA
- the mnmE gene encoding tRNA uridine-5-carboxymethylaminomethyl(34) synthesis GTPase MnmE translates to MNTVRETIAAIATAQGRGGVGIVRLSGPLAGKAGQLITGRTLTPRHAHYGPFRDDEGLVLDEGIALFFPGPNSFTGEDVLELQGHGGPVVLDMLLQRCVQVGCRLARPGEFSERAFLNDKLDLAQAEAIADLIEASSSQAARNALRSLQGEFSKRVHSLTEALIALRIYVEAAIDFPEEEIDFLADGHVLSMLDAVRGELSTVQREAGQGALLRDGMTVVIAGRPNAGKSSLLNQLAGREAAIVTDIAGTTRDILREHIHIDGMPLHVVDTAGLRDTDDHVEKIGVERALKAIGEADRVLLVVDSTAPEASDPFALWPEFLAQRPDPAKVTLIRNKADLSGERVALEQCEDGHVTITLSAKGDDTGLQLLRDHLKACMGYEQTSESGFSARRRHLDALRQASEHLEHGRAQLTLAGAGELLAEDLRQAQHALGEITGAFSSDDLLGRIFSSFCIGK
- the yidC gene encoding membrane protein insertase YidC — translated: MDIKRTILIAALAVVSYVMVLKWNDDYGQAALPTQNTAASTVAPGLPDGVPAGNNGASADVPSANAESSPAELAPVALSKDLIRVKTDVLELAIDPVGGDIVQLNLPKYPRRQDHPNIPFQLFDNGGERVYLAQSGLTGANGPDARASGRPLYAAEQKSYQLADGQEQLVVDLKFSDNGVNYIKRFSFKRGEYDLNVSYLIDNQSDQAWSGNMFAQLKRDASGDPSSSTATGTATYLGAALWTASEPYKKVSMKDIDKGSLKENVSGGWVAWLQHYFVTAWIPAKSDNNVVQTRKDSQGNYIIGYTGPALSVPAGGKVETSAMLYAGPKIQSKLKELSPGLELTVDYGFLWFIAQPIFWLLQHIHSLLGNWGWSIIVLTMLIKGLFFPLSAASYRSMARMRAVAPKLAALKERFGDDRQKMSQAMMELYKKEKINPLGGCLPILVQMPVFLALYWVLLESVEMRQAPWMLWITDLSIKDPFFILPIIMGATMFIQQRLNPTPPDPMQAKVMKMMPIIFTFFFLWFPAGLVLYWVVNNCLSISQQWYITRRIEAATKKAAA